CATGGCGGACGGGCGGGGCCCGGCAGAGTGAGGAGGGCGTGGACCAGCACCAGCTTGCCCAGGAGCAGGAGGACGATGGCGATGGCGCCGAAGCTGCCGATATGGGGATCGGTCAGCGCGGCCATCATCCTTTCGCGATGGCCATGCGCCGCGCCGCGGGCGTCGGCGATATCCGCCAGTCCGTCGAGATGAAGGCCGCCCGTCACCGCGACCCACAGAAGCAGTCCGGTCAGCGCCCCGACCCATGGATCGACCAGGCCGCCAGCCCAGATACCCCATGTGACGATCAGGCCCACGATCAGGCCGACGGCGGGGAACCAGCGCATGGCCGGGGGGAAATCGGCAGGCGTGAAGGCGATCCGGGGTGTGGGCAGCCGGGTCAGGAACTGCGTGGCGATGATGAAGCCCTTCACGGCCGCGCCCCTGCCCATGGGTGGAGGGAGCGTTCGCGATTCCATGAAGGAGATGGCGAAGTGATCGTGTTTCGGGATTCGGGGGGC
This genomic window from Sphingobium cloacae contains:
- a CDS encoding adenosylcobinamide-GDP ribazoletransferase; this encodes MGRGAAVKGFIIATQFLTRLPTPRIAFTPADFPPAMRWFPAVGLIVGLIVTWGIWAGGLVDPWVGALTGLLLWVAVTGGLHLDGLADIADARGAAHGHRERMMAALTDPHIGSFGAIAIVLLLLGKLVLVHALLTLPGPARPPWLGLVAIPFIARIGPLIWTYGLPPLHEGLASRFRGAVRPFDMLAWTGAALAASFLFPALLVALILIPLWGWWIKRHIGGISGDGHGAGIEWIEAALLMALVVGARLS